CAAATCATTGAACAATTAAAATCCAACGATGATATCGGTTGGAAATTCGTAGATTCTGAACAAGCGATTGAAGGGGTTAAAAAGGGGGATTATTATGCTGCTATTGTTATCCCCTCTCACTTTAGTGAGGATATGGTAAGCTTTTTAACTACCGATATCACCACTCCAAAACTGGAATATTATATTAATGAAAAGAAAAACGCCATTGCCCCTAAAATTACAAACGCCGGAGCCAGTACGGTTCAGCAGCAAATCAACCAGACATTTATTCAAACAGCTGCCGAAGTAATCGGAAATGTATTAAATACTACCTCTGCTGTAATTGATGAGGATGGCCAAACTGTTATGGACCATTTCTTAACAATCCTCCAAACAGTGGACAATGATTTAACCTTGTATAACAACACAGTTACTGCCTTGTCCGATACTACTACTGCTGTACAAGGCATTGTGGATTCTGCAAAACTGACCTTGCCAGATGTTTCCTCTATGGCATCCGATGGTCAGGCTGCAACTAACGATATCCAATCCTTAATTTCAGCGGCACAACAAAATTCCCAGGGGACCAGTGAGACCATTGGCAATATTTTTACAGCTGTAAACCAAATGCTGGATTCTGTGGATCAAAGTATTGATAGCCTGCCAAACCTGGACACAACCCAGGCAAAAGCGGAGTTAGAACATATTCAAAAACAGGCTAGTTCTATTATGGAGATCAATTCAAAAGTACTCAGTGTACTCACTCAAATTCAGCAAAAGTTGCCAATCCTTTCAGATGCAATTCAACCACTAGTAAATAAAATAAATAGCACAAACCAGTCCTTACAATCGATTGTGGATAACATCAATACGATTATTACCAGTGGGGAAGACCTTCAAACCGCCTTGGCAAACGCGCAAACCAATTTAAAACAATGGATTGCTTCTGGTAAATCAGATTTACAATCCGTACAAAATGAATACACTACTACTGTACGTCCAACCCTAGATTCTACTATGAGTTCTACCTATAGTGCATTACAAAGCCTTTCTTCTCTATTAGGTACAGCAGGTTCCAGCATACAAAATATAGATGGTATACTGGACGGAGTAAACCAGGCAATTACATCCGGAAATAGCGCATTGCAAAACACTTCTGCTATTATTAAAACAACCCAAGAAAAAATCCATAACTTACGTACTACTTTAGAAAACACATCCGATAACGAACAAATTGAAAAATTGTTAGAATTATTACAACAGGACCCTTCTATGTTAGGCGGATTTATGGCCTCTCCTGTACAGTTGGAAACCAACCAGTTGTATCCTATCGAAAATTATGGTTCCGCTATGGCTCCATTCTATTCTACATTGGCTATCTGGGTAGGTGGAATTGTCCTAGTAGCGATAATGAAAGTAACGGTGGATGAAGATAAACGGTTGGGGAATATCAAACCATATCAAGCCTATATAGGACGTTATCTTTTATTTATGCTATTAGGCTTAGTGCAGGCAACCATTATTTGTTTAGGGGATTTATACTTCTTAAAAATCCAATGCTTGCATCCAATGCTGTTTATGATTTCCGGTTGGATTTCCAGCCTAGTATTTACCAATATTATCTATACCTTGACCGTTTCGTTTGGGGATATCGGAAAAGCACTCAGTGTCATCATCCTGGTCATTCAAATTGCTGGCTCCAGTGGTACCTTCCCAATCGAAGTAACACCAAAATTTTTCCAAAACGTCTATCCATTCCTGCCATTTACCTATGCAATCAATGCTATGCGGGAAACCATTGCGGGATTTTATGGCAATCAATACCTGATTTATCTTTTACAGGTTCTCGCATTCCTACCATTTGCCCTACTGCTGGGATTAGTCCTGCGAAGACCATTGATTAAGTTTAACCGGTTCTTTGACGAGCGGCTAGAGGACACCCATTTAATGTAACAAAAAACTAGTCCTATGGTTTAAATCAGGTTTCCCGATGTTTCCAGTTATAGTTTCATTATATTTCTTTCAAATAGATTCATAAAACTTTAACCATCATAAAAATAATTAAAGCTGGTAGACACTTCCTCTTTGAGTGTCTACTAGCTTGTTTTTTTAAGATATAATGAAAGACTACTAGAATAGTAAGTATTTTATTTCAATTTGCCTTTGAGTATACTGTATTTCTTTTCATTATACGTTTATCAACGCCCAAAACAAATATTATCTTTGCCAGTTAAAAAATGGACTTTTTTCGCTCCAAACTAAATTGCAGAGATTAAATTGTTTGAACTTTAACTGGCAAAAACTACTATCTGCACTTTGTTTGTCACAACTCATTCTGGGGTTCTCTCAAAAGTTCCAAAATTTCTCGTTGGAATCATGGCAATTCTTGTTCCTTATTGGATATTATCAATATTTTTAGGTTTTTTCAGCTACAACTACTGATTAAGCCGGTGTTATAAGTTGTCCCTATAAGGCAACATCGCAAGATGCACCAAATTTATTTTACTTATATTGCTTGTCCCACAGCCTGTAAACGGTCAAATCATCCTTCTAACAATCTGTATCTCATCGGAAAATTATTACTGTTAGCGGCTCATTTCACTCAGTACTTGAAGCTAAAATTTTTTACAGGATATAACCACTGGTAGAGCCGATGGTTTCCGTAACCAACAAAAATCCCCTGTGTCATATTTACACAGGGGATTTTTGTTCTCTTCTCTCTTTGATTACTCTGGCTGGATAACACCTTTTTGTAAAGACATACAAGCATACAATGCTTTTTCGCTGGTAGCAACAATGGCATAAGCTTGTTCTGATTTTTGATAAAAGTCAAACCGTTCCATTGTACCTACAGCGGATGCGCCACGCTCGTCATATTTCCCAATAATTTCATAAAATGTATCCCAAATAGGGGTTTCTACTTCGAAACCTGGATCTACTTGGATTAATTTTACTGGTTTTTCTACATAAGTATCCAACGGAAACACCTGTAAAATCGCATCCAGCAATTCGGGTACACCATGTCCGTCACAACGGATTACCTTCGCATTTTTGCCTTTTGACTCAGCCGGAAAATTTCCATCTGCCAAAATAATAGTATCACTGTGGCCCATTTCAGCTAAAACCTTTAATAATTCAGGAGATAAAATGTTTGGGATTCCTTTTAACACTGCAATTCCTCCACTCCATCAAACAACAAAACCGTTTTCATTATATCTCTTTTTTGCGGTATTTTCAAGGTATATTTTACACAAAAATATGCTATAAAATTTGTTCATCACTATAATTTTCGAATGGAGTTACGGATTACCAGTTTTCCGGGAATATAATAATGTTTTTGCCGCAAATTGTGCTCCATATATCGTTTTAATGTTGCATAGCATTTTCTTCCAAACACCTCATAATCCTGTCGGATCGTAGTTAAGGAAGGCCTGCAATACCGTGCCAACGCAATATCATCAATGCCAATGACTCCAACATCTTCTGGAACATGGTACCCATTTTCCTGTAGGGCGTCCATAATGCCAATGGCAATCATATCACTGGAGGCAATTATAATCTCCGGCATGTCATATCCCTCTAGTTTTTGAATCAGCTCCTGCATCACAACTTTTCCACTATCCATTTTTTCTAACTGTAGCCAGCGGTCTGTAATAATCCAGTCTGGATTGATCCTGACATGGTACTTTTTCATCGCCTGGATAAACCCATCGTATCGTTCCTGTAAATTGACCATATCCAATGATTCACTAATATACCCTATTTTTCGAAATCTTTTTTCATGAAGGTAACAGATAGTTTGATCCATATATTCTTGATATTGAAATTCCACAGAAGGATAATCTTCATAATGCCGATCTGCCAAAAGCACTTTAACCCCTGTTTCTGCAGCATGGTTGAGAATATGTTCATCGTTCCCTCCGCCCAATACAATTAAACCATCTATCCGTTGTTCAATTAGGGTATCCACATTTTTTTGCATCCGTTTTAAACTATATCCTGTATCCACCATAACAGTAGTATATCCATCATTGCTAAAATGGCGAATAATCGTAGAAGCCGTTTTGGAATAAAATTCGTTAGAAATATCCGGTACAATAATCCCAATCATATGGGTTCTATCCTGCCGCAAACGACGTGCCAGCGCATTTGGAATATAATGCAATTCCTGGATGGATTGATTTACCCTCCGCTTTACTTCCTCTGTAATTGGCGCAGTTCCATTGATCACATGGGATACTGTGGACAGCGCAACCCCAGATCGGTTTGCCACGTCTTTCATGGTTGGTTTTTTCTTATTATTTTTTCCCCCTATTTGCTGATTCAAATTTTCCCTACTCCTTTCCATTGAAAAAATACAAAAAGAACCCCAGTAGTAGCCAGGGTCCTGTTCAAATTTATTTTTGTCAAAAGGATTCTTCCTGTTCGATTAGAGCAGTATACTTCTGATAAAAATACTGCATATCAGAAACGTAGGAGCCCTCTTTACTATTGTGGATTTTTTGAATATATTCATGTCGATTGATTTCGCTTTTCCCTAAATGGGCCCCAATCGTATACACCGCAATATTGGAACAGTGGTCAGAGATACGTTCTAAATTAGTCAATAAATCCAAATAGATAACACCAGTATCCACCGTACATAATCCTGTTTTTAAGCGTTCGATATGCCTGCTCTTCAATATTTCTTGAATACTATCAATGGTTTCTTCCAAGGGTTCCACACGAACTGCTGCAACCAAATCCATTTGTTCATAAGTCTGTAAGGATAAGGTAATAATTTCCTCTACTGCGCTAGCCAACACTTTTAGTTCCGTTTGCGCGTTTTCAGAAAATTTAATCTTTTTATCATTTAATATTGTTGCCTGTTCAACCAGGTTGATTGAATAATCCCCAATCCGCTCAAATTCAGAAATAATATGCAGTAAATAAGTCAATTGTTTATTGTCGTCGTCGGACAACTCACAATCTGCTAATTTTACCATATAATTTCCAAGGGAATCCTCCATCATATCAATGGTATTTTCCCGTTCCTGAATCCGTTCTATTTTTTTCGGGTCATATTCACGGATTTGTTTGATAGAAGCATGGAAATTTTTTAACGACTTTTTCCCCATATTCCCTACAATAGTAGAACAATGGTTCAGTGCCAAAGTTGGAGATACGAGAAAACGGTCGTCCAATCCTTCCAAACCAGTTGCTACCTCATCTTCATCTTCTTCAGATGGCTTGTCTTTAATGGTAACCACTGCCAGCTTTTCTAAAGCGCTAGCAAATGGCAGCAATAGTAAAGTTGTTACGATATTAAAAACAGTATGGAAATTTGCAATATCCCCGCTAGACATTGCCTGATTCCAAATTCCATCAAATACGCCCAACATATGTAAGATTGTCATGGCAACCAGGAAAATAAGAGTTCCAATTACGTTAAAATAAATATGGACAGCAGCAGTACGTTTCGCATTTTTATTCGCACCGATGCTGGAAATCAAAGATGTCACACAGGTACCAATATTTTGCCCCAAAATAATAGGGTAAGTGGAGCCAAATGTCAATGCTCCAGTTGAGCTAAGAGCCTGCAACATACCAACCGAAGCGGAAGAACTTTGAATAATTGCGGTAATCACAATACCAGCTAATAGCCCTAAAATAGGAAAAGCAGAAAACTTCTCCAAGATACCCAAAAATACCGGGTTATCTTTTAATGGCTCTACAGATGCCGACATATTTAACAAACCGGTAAACAGGACGCCAAATCCCATTGCAATCTGTCCAATGATCTTTTGATTCTTGCCTTTGCAGAACATAATCAAAATAATACCAATTACAGCAACCAAAGGGGCTAAGGTAGAGGGTTTAAAAAACTCCAAAATTGGGTTGCCAGTAGCATCCAAATCGAGTAGACGGGTAATCTGTCCAGTAACCGTAGTACCAATATTAGCACCCATCAAAATCCCTACAGCTTGTTTTAATTTAATAATACCTGCGTTTACAAGGCCTACAATCAATACAGTAGTTGCAGAAGAACTTTGTATCAACGCTGTTACTACTAAACCAAATAAAACTCCCTTAAAAATATTGCTGGTAAATTTTTGTAAGGTGCGTTCCAATGCACCCCC
This is a stretch of genomic DNA from Clostridium facile. It encodes these proteins:
- a CDS encoding YhgE/Pip domain-containing protein; the encoded protein is MKTILHIFLRDLKRLRHNVIALIVVVGVCVIPALYAWFNIAANWDPYGSTNGISVAVASEDTGSTVETISVNLGSQIIEQLKSNDDIGWKFVDSEQAIEGVKKGDYYAAIVIPSHFSEDMVSFLTTDITTPKLEYYINEKKNAIAPKITNAGASTVQQQINQTFIQTAAEVIGNVLNTTSAVIDEDGQTVMDHFLTILQTVDNDLTLYNNTVTALSDTTTAVQGIVDSAKLTLPDVSSMASDGQAATNDIQSLISAAQQNSQGTSETIGNIFTAVNQMLDSVDQSIDSLPNLDTTQAKAELEHIQKQASSIMEINSKVLSVLTQIQQKLPILSDAIQPLVNKINSTNQSLQSIVDNINTIITSGEDLQTALANAQTNLKQWIASGKSDLQSVQNEYTTTVRPTLDSTMSSTYSALQSLSSLLGTAGSSIQNIDGILDGVNQAITSGNSALQNTSAIIKTTQEKIHNLRTTLENTSDNEQIEKLLELLQQDPSMLGGFMASPVQLETNQLYPIENYGSAMAPFYSTLAIWVGGIVLVAIMKVTVDEDKRLGNIKPYQAYIGRYLLFMLLGLVQATIICLGDLYFLKIQCLHPMLFMISGWISSLVFTNIIYTLTVSFGDIGKALSVIILVIQIAGSSGTFPIEVTPKFFQNVYPFLPFTYAINAMRETIAGFYGNQYLIYLLQVLAFLPFALLLGLVLRRPLIKFNRFFDERLEDTHLM
- a CDS encoding RbsD/FucU family protein, translated to MLKGIPNILSPELLKVLAEMGHSDTIILADGNFPAESKGKNAKVIRCDGHGVPELLDAILQVFPLDTYVEKPVKLIQVDPGFEVETPIWDTFYEIIGKYDERGASAVGTMERFDFYQKSEQAYAIVATSEKALYACMSLQKGVIQPE
- a CDS encoding LacI family DNA-binding transcriptional regulator, producing MNQQIGGKNNKKKPTMKDVANRSGVALSTVSHVINGTAPITEEVKRRVNQSIQELHYIPNALARRLRQDRTHMIGIIVPDISNEFYSKTASTIIRHFSNDGYTTVMVDTGYSLKRMQKNVDTLIEQRIDGLIVLGGGNDEHILNHAAETGVKVLLADRHYEDYPSVEFQYQEYMDQTICYLHEKRFRKIGYISESLDMVNLQERYDGFIQAMKKYHVRINPDWIITDRWLQLEKMDSGKVVMQELIQKLEGYDMPEIIIASSDMIAIGIMDALQENGYHVPEDVGVIGIDDIALARYCRPSLTTIRQDYEVFGRKCYATLKRYMEHNLRQKHYYIPGKLVIRNSIRKL
- a CDS encoding Na/Pi cotransporter family protein, coding for MNFFTVVSLFGGLALFLYGMHEMSAGLEKFSGGALERTLQKFTSNIFKGVLFGLVVTALIQSSSATTVLIVGLVNAGIIKLKQAVGILMGANIGTTVTGQITRLLDLDATGNPILEFFKPSTLAPLVAVIGIILIMFCKGKNQKIIGQIAMGFGVLFTGLLNMSASVEPLKDNPVFLGILEKFSAFPILGLLAGIVITAIIQSSSASVGMLQALSSTGALTFGSTYPIILGQNIGTCVTSLISSIGANKNAKRTAAVHIYFNVIGTLIFLVAMTILHMLGVFDGIWNQAMSSGDIANFHTVFNIVTTLLLLPFASALEKLAVVTIKDKPSEEDEDEVATGLEGLDDRFLVSPTLALNHCSTIVGNMGKKSLKNFHASIKQIREYDPKKIERIQERENTIDMMEDSLGNYMVKLADCELSDDDNKQLTYLLHIISEFERIGDYSINLVEQATILNDKKIKFSENAQTELKVLASAVEEIITLSLQTYEQMDLVAAVRVEPLEETIDSIQEILKSRHIERLKTGLCTVDTGVIYLDLLTNLERISDHCSNIAVYTIGAHLGKSEINRHEYIQKIHNSKEGSYVSDMQYFYQKYTALIEQEESF